CTGAGTGGAGAATGGTCTTCAATATTCAGCTATGGATAAGTCCTTATTAGAGTTAAATATTATGCTTTCATAATactaaatatgaaaatttttaaatatgaaaatgttaaatattccACAATTAAGTGTGATGTTAACATGAATTTGGTCCAGTAGAAAAATACACAATTATTAAGTATAAAGAAAATAGGACCTACCAAAAAAACTGGACTCCTTTTGtacaaagttaaattttttttcattgtttctattttgttgctTTGATACTCTCGGTTTTAGTTCCTTTTCTTTGTAATACTTGTTAACAAGTACAGAATGGCACtttattaaagtaaattaaaacttTTGACTCAAAGAATTTCAGTCTCAAGTACACAGTATTCTCTCAAAAGACTGGCTGCTAGACTTGCagggtactatgctaagtgaaaaaagtcagacagagaaagataaatactgtatgatatcactgatatgtggaatctaaaaaatataacaaattagtgaacataacaaaaaagaagggGTGGTGGGAATAAAAAAAAGGACAGCTACTGTTGCTGATTGCACCTAAAGAGACCATGGGGATGTCAGATGGGCAGATGTGATGGAGTACATCTATACAAGACAAAGGACCGCCAGTAGAAGAGTGGAGACCTGCAGGACACGCATAAGGCCTAGTCAGGTATAGCACTGTATACCCTGCTTCCTAAGATGTTACTTTCCAGGTTTACCTTGCTTTCCAATACGTGATCTTCCAGACTGATGCAAAAATATAATTAACTGGTGATGGTTTTGCAAAAGAATTAACTGAAGAGGCCCTTAATATTATATAAGCTCTCTTATACATTCAAAAAtttttgatttataaaaattttgtacTTACATTTGGGGACAGGCAATACAAAACAGAACAATGTAAATATGTATAAGGAAAATAAGTCTGTTCAATACAGTGAACAAACCTAACAACTGAGCTTGTTGACCTAAAAAATGAAACAGCCAGTTATTTTACCAGCAAAACAGGTTTATTTGGGAACAACAAACAACTGCAATTAAGGTCAAACCAGCTACAGTAAAAGCCACAGCCAAGTCCCACaaagagaggagggaaagggaggaagTTGGGAGCAGTTGTTTTTGAACAAAATTTCATGGAGGAAAGCGAGAGTTCAGGGTGAGGGGCTCTCATTAGCTTAGTAGCTAGGGTCTATTTCCTGTAGGAGATAAAATGTACACCTATCTATAGGTGTACATTCCTATCTATAATTGACAATCCCTCCTGCTATTTACCTAGAGTAACACTGTGTGAGAGCTCCTCCTTCTGGCCTCTCAACTCCATTTTAAATAAGGTTTCACTTTATTAATtttccagcttcccaggtggcactagtaaagaAACtccctggcaatgcaggagaaatgagagactcaggtttgatctctgggttgggaagatcccctggaaaaggaaatggcaaaccactccagtactcttgcctaaaaaatcgctaagacagaggagcctggcaggctatagtctacggggttgcaaagagtcagacgtgactgagcaactaacacacttaaAAATTTTCACAAGCTCAATACCAACAGAACTCtctcgtgtgtgctcagttgtgaggctcctctgtccacaggatttttcaggcaagaatactggagtgggttgccatttccttctccagtagatcttcccaacccagggattgaaccttgtctcctgcgtctcctgcattgcaggcagattcttcactgctgagccattgaggaagcccTTCAATACCAATAGAGTAATGGAACAAACTGGAATAACATTCAAAAGAACTTGCTGGTAAGaagaactatattcagtaacATGCTAAAATATATCTTTGACAATGACACATTTTATTGAATAGGGAATAAGGCAGCTTCCCCAGGGATCTCTGAGaggcaactgaataacaaaaactCATGTAATTGCCTTTTGCATCTAGCACAGAAAAATATATCATACTCATATGGTTTATAAATAATTGCCAGTTTGGCCTAATCACCAAACTTTGATAATTGTGTCTCTTAATAAGTATAAACAGGAACTCCCAATCCAGAAAGCATCCCAGCTCCATTCTAAAAGCAGACATCAGAGCTCAGCTATgacaataagaaagagaaaagagttcAAATGAGCCTGAAAATTCATGATTCAACTTCATTCTGAGTGAGTTCTTTGATTCTATTCATGCAATGATCAACAGCATTAATAAGTAAAGGAATCCAACTATCTTCTGGCTGTGGGGTCACATGACTTGCTCTGTGAATGCAATGGGAAAAAGAGAAGTTAAATTTATTATACTGTCAAGGAAAAGACCTATCCTCAAAAGGGAGCATAGGGAAAACTACAATAAAAGAGGGCAAGTTTCTCTGCAGAAACTCAGCTGCTCCATAAGCAAAGCTGAAAGAAAACACTACACTCACTTTCTACTCTTTGAAATGGGGGTTTGGAAGTTAAGAATGGCTGTACAGGCTTATTCTCCAAAAGCTACTTGGGGATAAGTCTTCATACTCACTTTGTTATTTCAAGTGCCTTCTTTAAAACGGATACAAGTTTTGcagactagaaaaaaaaagaaacaagagaagttACTCACCCTGAGCCCTGCcacaaaaaggaaaggagagaggacttccctggaggtccagtggctgggactctgagcCCCCAGTGCAggcagcctgggttcaatctctggtcagggaagtggaccccacaggccacaactaaaagatcctgtatgccacaacaaagacccaagaTACTTCGGGGCACAGCTaaaactcagcacagccaaacaaataaaacaaatatttagcggaaaaaaaaggaaaggaggtaAAAcacagaaaggaggaaaaaagggggggggtgcggggagagctaaaatattttacttgagtattagaatatttaatactttagctctcttcccccccttttttttacattcactttttaaaaactgacttctTAAGAAATAAACATCTTTAGCAATTTGTCATGTCAGTTACCCTAGAAACAATTTTAAGGAATGCATGGTACATTGGTAGCATTCATACATCCTCATGTTATTTTGTCACTGGTATTCTTAAAAttctgtaagttaaaaaaaaaaaacaaaagttgttTCTGCTATATATCCTGAACTATCAGCAGCTGGGACAagaagtcaatttttaaaaagtgaaagtgagaaaaaaggaaggaggagagttaAAATATTATAGTATTTTAATACTCAAATaataagtcattttaaaaaaaaccttggaggaaacagtcaaaaacaaaaatgttgatTAGGTGGCAGGATCATGGACTCTTTTCTATCTAGCAAAATCTTATTAATACTGCTGCCATAGCATATTTATaagcttttttatatttaaattttaaagaaaacaaaaaaaaggaaaaatataacctAAATTTGTCCTAACTGCTGATAGTTCCAGATATATACAGCAGAAAcaactgggttttttttaaaaaacttaaaattttaagaataccaATAACAAGATAACATAAAGATGTATGTATGCTACCAATATACCATGCATTCCTTAAAACTGCTTTTAGGGTAACTGACATGGCGTATTACTAAGGATGTTTATTTCTTCagaagtcaattttttaaaagtgaatgtgaaaaaaaaagttaatgtccAAAAGGATCCTAATTCTACTCCAAGGTGTTTCCACATTGTGAAGATACATTTGATGACTCTATTAATAATTTCCACTATCTAATTTACCAAATATTATTAGGACTGATACATCTGATGGTAAAATATAAGCTATCTGCAATTTTACTTCTCTTTCCAATAAAATGAGACATAATAACttaaagtttattaaaagaaaaaaaaagagaacagcaCTCTTAGCACAGGACCTAGGacttcaaagaaaacaataaaatcagaTTTATATAAAGAGCTTAACCCTTCATGACCACTCATGGTTAAATCACATAATATGTCGATATTAGAATAGAGTATGTTTCTAAACACCtattttggcctggaaaattagaaattttctGGAAATTTTCTGGAAAATACTGGAAATTAGAAACTTGTAACTTCACGTTGAAAGAATCCTAAAGCACTGTAATAATTAACACTTTCTCTCAAGGCATGGTTTTCTAAGGTCTTtgggtgcgtgcatgctaagtcacttcagctgtgtctgactctttgcggacctataaactgtagcctgccaggcttctccatccacaggattcaccaggcaagaataatggagtgggttgccatgccctcctccaaaggatcttcctgacccagggatcaaaccatgtctcttacgtctcctgcattggcaggtgcgttctttaccgctagcaccacctaggaatcCCCTCTAAGGTCTTTGGGTTTTTCTAAATGATTACCCAAGTGGTTATGGAAGAGAGAGTACTATCGGAGCTCATTGCTATCAGAttcaaattcaacaaatatttatcaagcataaACACATTGTACTTGCCTCCAAGTGTAACAAATAAACATATTCCCCACAGTTTAAGGAAATATCAGTGATTACTGAAATTCTACCAATTAGGTCTGCAGCTATTCCCTCAAAGCCAGTACTTACGCTGATTCGCACAGTCAGAGGGCACACAGGTGGGTATATGCTCAGAGCCAAATCATCCACactgaagggagaaagaaaaaataaccatTAACCAAGAAGGAACAAAGCTCAGCTAGGTGGTCTCCAGGACACAACTAAGGATGCAATGAGTGAGGAAATAATTCCCAGAAATGCATCAGTTCCTTAAACTGGGCAACCAATAAATAACCAATTCAACTGGTATTGATGGAACACATACATACCCTGTTTTACTAAGAAGTTGAGGGTGGAGGGGAACTCCCTTGGCCAGTAGGATGGGACATTATTAATTCAGTTTAAAATGTTAGGATCTGAAACCATAAGTTTAATAACTGATATAGGCAGGGTTCATCCCTGAATGCCACTAAAGTAGGCACCACTTTAATCAAGCAATCAAGCTAGTGCTGTACCACCAGAAACAGGACAAACTAATACCATGTGCCTCTCCAATATGATGCAATGAAAAGCATGAAACACTCAACTAAGTgatattcttgccaaaaaatGTTTAACCTGAATATAATTATGAGAAAACAATCACATGAATCCAGATTGCTGGATATTCTACAATGCAACTGACTtggattctttaaaaatgtcaagaaaatttaaaaaaaatttttaaatgtcaatgatGAAAAAAGCTAAAAAAGGACAGGGGCTATTTTAGTTACAAGATACCAAAAGAGAAGACAACCAAATGCAGTATGACCCCTTGACAGAACCctgaattaaacaaacaaacaaaaaagctataGAAGATGTTTTGGAGACaactggggaaatctgaatattagataatattattatattcagTATAATCTTTATCgtcagggaatggcaacccactccagtattcttgcctggagaattccatggacagagaagcctggcaggctatagtccacagggttgcaaagagtcggaggcgactaagcaactaacacaaacaAACACATATTCAATGTAAATTTCTTAAATGTAATACTAAGAGTAAAACTGTTTGTTCTTAGGAAATACATGCTGAAATATTCAGGGGAAACATCACTGATGTCTGCAACTTACTCACAAATGGTTCAGGGATAAAAATAGCAcatctatttcagtttttaaaaaggcacatctaattacagagaaataaaccaatacagaaaaaaaaagtgaacaacaGGTGAACCTAGATGGAAGTACAGGTACTCACTAGAATACTTTTTAACCCTTCCAACAGGTTTGAaaactttcaaaacaaaaagatggggaaaaaccTTCAGGCGACAGCACAAGTTGAGATCAGAATGCTGCTGCCTGGATGTTTTGAGTGGAGGTCACGCTTACCTAGGGCTGATCTCATCAGAAATGTCCACAATGTCATCCAGCTGGGCCACCTGATCCTTCTTTCCGTTCTCTGCCACTGAGAGCCGGATTTTCTTCAGGCAGGCTTTGGATGCTCTCGCCAGTGCAAGGCATGGGATTATGAGCTCCTGGTCTTCCTCTGACCAATATGAATCCCGATTGTTTGGACATCCCAATATATCCTCCTCACCAACATGGTTGTCAGAGCTGTCCTCCTCAATGTCATTCAAGAGGCCACAGTAAGGGTCACATTCTTCCACAGCCTAAGATACAAGATGATATATGTgaatgccaggaaaaaaaaaagtattaatactTTTAGCATCATGTCTGAGTTGTCCCCAAACTTCAGCCAGCTATTTCCCTAAATGGCTACAGAGCTGAATCATCTCACACATGCTGTTCTAACTCTCCTAGTGCAGCAATGGAACAGACAGGAATGGTACAAATCACACCCCCACACGGGGCGGGAGAAGATGGGTGATGGAGGATGGGAGTGAGGGGGGACCCATGTGGTCCACACTTAACACATCTTCTCTCTTTATAACCAATCCTCATCTACTAGACATAGAGTGGCCTTCCAATGACCATCAAAGAAAGAGGTCCTCTCACCTGCTCCATCTCCTCATGTGCATCCTTCACAAGATCCACACTCTTTGTCAGCACTGAAAGGGCTGCAGCTTTGTTATCTATGAGTGAAGAATCAGAAGCACTACAGTTAATGGAGAATCCTGACAATTCTCTTAAGTCTGCAAAAAGCAACAGCATTCTCATCTGAAGAGAGTGCCAAAGACAGTAAACAAGGGCAGCAGTTGAATGTAAAATTCTTCTTATATACATCCTCTGGGTGCCCAGGCAGGGGGGCTAAAAAGCTTTCTGTCATTCACCATAGGAAGAAATACAATGGTCACATGATGTTTCTCAGCAAGGTACCCTTGGATGACCACTGCTCTTGGCCTAGCAGGCTCTATCCCATAACTGCTTCAGCGTCCCCAAAATACTGCCCCTGGGGCAGGACCAGAAGAGAAAACCACATCTGTTCAACAAGAGACAGAGCCACAGCCAGAGGTTGTTTGAGTTTAGAAGTTATGTGAACTAAAAAGACTGACAAAAAGAATTAACACCTATCTTTTCATGTTGGTGATAAACTAGACCTATTTCACAATACACACATACTACAAAACTGGCATCTAGATGTGTC
The Cervus canadensis isolate Bull #8, Minnesota chromosome 6, ASM1932006v1, whole genome shotgun sequence genome window above contains:
- the CCNDBP1 gene encoding cyclin-D1-binding protein 1 isoform X1, whose product is MESAAVTAAPDPTLDPPLEQLRHLAGELRGLLPGVRVGEAQETTKEFDREAFWRRLNEAAVTVSREATTLTVAFSRLPLPSPQETQRFCEQVHAAIKAIIAVYSLFPKDQGITLRKLVRSATLDIVDDMAQLVEALYINPAQSSPENLISYNSVWDACQRVPQIPKDNKAAALSVLTKSVDLVKDAHEEMEQAVEECDPYCGLLNDIEEDSSDNHVGEEDILGCPNNRDSYWSEEDQELIIPCLALARASKACLKKIRLSVAENGKKDQVAQLDDIVDISDEISPSVDDLALSIYPPVCPLTVRISSAKLVSVLKKALEITKASHVTPQPEDSWIPLLINAVDHCMNRIKELTQNEVES
- the CCNDBP1 gene encoding cyclin-D1-binding protein 1 isoform X2; this encodes MESAAVTAAPDPTLDPPLEQLRHLAGELRGLLPGVRVGEAQETTKEFDREAFWRRLNEAAVTVSREATTLTVAFSRLPLPSPQETQRFCEQVHAAIKAIIAVYSLFPKDQGITLRKLVRSATLDIVDDMAQLVEALYINPAQSPENLISYNSVWDACQRVPQIPKDNKAAALSVLTKSVDLVKDAHEEMEQAVEECDPYCGLLNDIEEDSSDNHVGEEDILGCPNNRDSYWSEEDQELIIPCLALARASKACLKKIRLSVAENGKKDQVAQLDDIVDISDEISPSVDDLALSIYPPVCPLTVRISSAKLVSVLKKALEITKASHVTPQPEDSWIPLLINAVDHCMNRIKELTQNEVES